The DNA sequence ACAGCGATGCGCCGGACTGAACAGGCGCTCAAGGAAACCAATACCTATCTCGAACAAAGGGTCAAAGAGCGTACCCAGGAGCTGCAGGTAATCAACGAGCAGATGCTCAAAGCAAAATCTGTTGCCGAGCAGGCAAACCAGAGTAAAACCCGCTTTCTTGCATCAGCCAGTCACGATCTGCTTCAGCCGCTGAATGCTGCCCGGCTGTTTACTTCTGCGCTTGCCGGAAAAGCCAATAACGCCGAAACCAAAGAACTCGTAAATCATATTGATAGCTCACTCGGCGCAGCCGAAGAAATAATCAGCACCCTGCTCGATATTTCCAAGCTCGATGCTGGAGCATTGGAATCAGACATTGGGGTATTCCCGGTAAACGACATCATGCGCCATCTGGCCACAGATTTTACTGCCATTGCGGAAGACCAGGGGCTCAAGCTTCACGTTGTGCCCAGCAGCGCCTGGATTCGTTCAGATTCAAAACTATTGCGCCGTGTGGTGCAAAACTTCCTGTCTAACGCGATACGCTATACCCCGGAGGGAAAAATTCTGTTGGGTTGTCGCCGCCTCAAAGGGTATCTCCGTATAGAAGTGTGGGATACCGGCCCAGGCATACCAGAAGACCAGCTCGCCTTTATTTTCGAAGAGTTCCGGCGCTTTCAGCACGGTAGAGACAAAAACGGGCTGGGACTTGGCCTCGCAATCGTTGATCGAATCAGCGGTATGCTGAATCACCCAGTGAGTGTCCAGTCCGTTCAGGGCAAAGGAAGTGTATTCGGTATAACAGTACCCCTTGCACCGGCAGATCAGGCCTACAAGGCAGCCGAAACAGCTGCGACAAGTTCCCGGCGGGTTTCCAGCCTGGGGGGATTAAGCGTACTTTGTATTGATAACGATCCGGCAATTCTCCGGGGGATGGTTGCCCTTCTGGATAACTGGCAGTGCGATGTTACGGCGGCCCAGAGCCTCGAAGAGGCACTGGAACATCTGCACGGAGAACAACCCGATATTATACTTGCGGACTACCAGCTCGATGACGACAAGAATGGGCTGGACGCAATGGACTCTATACGGCATGCCGTCGGGCGCGAGATTCCAGGCATCCTGATAACCGGCTATATGGCGACTGAAGTACGGGAGGATGCAATAGAGCGTGGCTATCAGATTCTATACAAACCCGTGAAACCAGCCGCACTGAGGGCAATGGTGAACAAGCTGCTGAAACAAAAACGCTCATGACCCCGTCGGATAAAAAACCAGACTCCAGCACAAGCGCATTCGGGAAGCTCGCTTATCTTGTGATCGATGATTTCGAAAACTTCCGGCTTTCCATGCGTCATATGCTTCGTAGCTGCGGGGCTGACAACATAGAACTCGTTGCACGCGCCAGACCGGCCGTGCAGTACTGCACTTACAATCATGTTGACGTGGTGTTGTGTGACTACAATCTTGGTGAAGGCAAAAACGGCCAGCATATTCTGGAAGAACTTCGCCACAAGAAGCTTCTGAAACGCTCCTCATTGTTTCTTATGGTGACCTCGGAAACATCGAGGGAAATGGTAATGGGCGCTCGTGAGTATCAGCCGGACGCCTATCTGACAAAGCCTATTAACCGCACCATGCTGGAGAAACGCTTAGGTAGTCTGATCAGACAACGCAGTGCTTTACTTCCGATCAACCGGGAAATTGACCGGGAAAACTATCCGGAAGCCATATCACTCTGCATTCAGGCTATCCCCAGACTCCCACGCTACAAAACCTGGCTCATGAAAACCCTCGGTGAGCTCTATTTTCTGCTAGGTGACCTTTCCCATTCCATTAAGGTATATGACGAGGTACTTCAACAGCGCGAGTTATCCTGGGCTCAGTTCGGACGTAGCAGAGTACTGCTGGCCAACCATCGCTACGATGAGGCTGTAGCGAGCCTGCAACGCCTGATAACCAATCACCCGGACTACATGGAAGCCTACGACCTTCTGGCAGAAGGCCTGGAACGCCTTAACAAGCCCGGAATGGCCCAGAAAGTCCTCGAACAGGCTGCTGACTATTCCCCTAATGCATTGCTTCGCCAAAAACACCTGGCTGAACTGGCTGAATCAAATCAGGACATGGATAAGGCTGTAGAGGCATGGCGGCATACTGTCGACCTGGGGGTCTACTCCATCCACGACAGTTCAACCCACTACCTCTCCCTCAGCCATGCCCTATGTGACCTCAGTGAAGGTAACACCGGACCAGAGGGCGAGACACTTGCCAATGAAGCCGTGTCGGTTCTTGGCAGTATGGAGAAGCGATTTCCGGAGGACAGCAGTCTTGCGCTTCGCAGTCATATTATCCAATGCCGGATTTACGCAGGCCAGGAGCAAACCCTGAAAGCAGAATCAATACTTGAAAGCATCCGTCTGGAACTGAAGAAGGGTGATATCCCGGATCTGGAGACCAGCCTGGACTACGCCAAAACCCTGTTTCGCCTCGGCCACGGAAATGAAGCAAAGGCCTTGCTCGGAAAACTGGCGGAACAGTTTGGCGAAAACCCTGCCATTCTCAAAAAAATCGAAAGCCTGCTGGATGAACCTGTCAGCTTTCGCATGAAGGTGAAAGCCCGTCGCCTTAATCGGGATGGAATAAACGCCTTTGAATCAGGCAACCTCCAAGAGGCTGCGAGCATCTTCACAAAAGCTCTGGAGATGATTCCGGATCACCCTGCCCTGAACCTGAATCAAGTCCAGGTACTCATGAAGGAATACGATAACAACACTCAAAACAAAGCGCTTCTGGAACGCTGTCAGCAACACCTCGACCAC is a window from the Marinobacter sp. ANT_B65 genome containing:
- a CDS encoding tetratricopeptide repeat-containing response regulator, producing MTPSDKKPDSSTSAFGKLAYLVIDDFENFRLSMRHMLRSCGADNIELVARARPAVQYCTYNHVDVVLCDYNLGEGKNGQHILEELRHKKLLKRSSLFLMVTSETSREMVMGAREYQPDAYLTKPINRTMLEKRLGSLIRQRSALLPINREIDRENYPEAISLCIQAIPRLPRYKTWLMKTLGELYFLLGDLSHSIKVYDEVLQQRELSWAQFGRSRVLLANHRYDEAVASLQRLITNHPDYMEAYDLLAEGLERLNKPGMAQKVLEQAADYSPNALLRQKHLAELAESNQDMDKAVEAWRHTVDLGVYSIHDSSTHYLSLSHALCDLSEGNTGPEGETLANEAVSVLGSMEKRFPEDSSLALRSHIIQCRIYAGQEQTLKAESILESIRLELKKGDIPDLETSLDYAKTLFRLGHGNEAKALLGKLAEQFGENPAILKKIESLLDEPVSFRMKVKARRLNRDGINAFESGNLQEAASIFTKALEMIPDHPALNLNQVQVLMKEYDNNTQNKALLERCQQHLDHLDGLPAQHGQYRRYIALQRKLKALSL